A window from Onychostoma macrolepis isolate SWU-2019 chromosome 07, ASM1243209v1, whole genome shotgun sequence encodes these proteins:
- the slc12a4 gene encoding solute carrier family 12 member 4, translating into MPHFTVVPVQDNSPSNYDSLEGINWVDYRDTGQGGYPGHGDTVSSDGQGNHKEDSPFLSSSDSASKRNDYYDKNLALFEEELDIRPKVSSLLSRLVSYTNVTQGAKEHEEAESADASRRQMPKSPNMGTLMGVYLPCLQNIFGVILFLRLTWIVGTAGVVQSFLIVLMCCSCTMLTAISMSAIATNGVVPAGGAYFMISRSLGPEFGGAVGLCFYLGTTFAAAMYILGAIEIFLKYLIPQAAIFHPADIHAGSSAMLNNMRVYGTICLSLMAVVVFVGVKYVNKFASLFLACVIISIVSIYAGAIKSIFHPPEFPICMLGNRTLVRDLFDVCGKTVVVGNETVPSQLWKNFCSSENSSSAHCDEYFLQNNVTEIQGIPGLASGIIKENMWGDYMEKGQILEKASLSSVDVHGSMETFGFYVSADIATSFTLLVGIFFPSATGIMAGSNRSGDLRDAQKSIPIGTILAITTTSLVYFSSVVLFGACIEGVVLRDKFGDAVNKNLVVGTLSWPSPWVIVIGSFFSTVGAGLQSLTGAPRLLQAIAKDNIIPFLRVFGHGKANGEPTWALLLTGLIAEFGILIASLDMVAPILSMFFLMCYLFVNLACAVQTLLRTPNWRPRFRYYHWALSFLGMSMCLALMFISSWYYAIVAMGIAGMIYKYIEYQGAEKEWGDGIRGLSLSAARYALLRLEAGPPHTKNWRPQLLVLLKLDEDLHVKYPRMLTFASQLKAGKGLTIVGSVIQGNFLECYGETQASEQAIKNMMEIERVKGFCQVVVTSKVREGIAHLIQSCGLGGMKHNTVVMGWPYGWRQSEDPRAWKTFINTVRCTTAAHLALMVPKNVSFYPSNHERFSDGYIDVWWIVHDGGMLMLLPFLLKQHKVWRKCKMRIFTVAQMDDNSIQMKKDLATFLYQLRLEAEVEVVEMHDSDISAYTYERTLMMEQRSQMLKQMRLSSAERDREAQLVKDRHSLIRMGSLYSDEEEETIEVLPEKNQMTWTSEKIEAERRNRSNAPENFRELISIKPDQSNVRRMHTAVKLNEVIVNRSHDARLVLLNMPGPPRNPEGDENYMEFLEVLTEGLERVLLVRGGGREVITIYS; encoded by the exons GTCAAGGCAATCATAAAGAAGACAGTCCTTTCCTCAGCAGTTCAGACTCAGCATCTAAGAGGAATGACTACTACGACAAAAACTTGGCCCTGTTTGag GAAGAGCTGGACATCCGACCAAAAGTCTCGTCTCTTCTCAGTCGGCTGGTCAGTTACACAAATGTTACTCAGGGAGCCAAAGAACATGAAGAGGCAGAAAGTGCTGATGCATCCAGAAGACAAATGCCCAAG TCTCCGAATATGGGCACACTGATGGGAGTGTACCTGCCATGTCTGCAGAACATCTTCGGTGTGATTCTCTTTCTGCGTCTCACCTGGATAGTAGGAACAGCAGGTGTCGTCCAATCCTTCCTGATCGTTCTCATGTGCTGTTCCTGT ACAATGTTAACGGCGATCTCGATGAGTGCCATAGCCACAAATGGTGTAGTTCCAG CTGGTGGGGCCTATTTCATGATATCTCGGTCTCTGGGCCCTGAGTTTGGTGGTGCAGTTGGTCTCTGTTTTTATTTGGGCACAACCTTCGCTGCTGCGATGTACATACTGGGAGCAATTGAAATATTTCTG AAATACCTGATTCCTCAAGCTGCCATATTCCATCCCGCAGATATTCATGCAGGGAGTAGTGCGATGCTGAATAACATGCGGGTATACGGCACAATATGTTTGAGCCTTATGGCTGTGGTTGTCTTTGTGGGGGTCAAATATGTCAACAAATTTGCCTCCCTTTTCCTGGCCTGTGTCATAATCTCCATTGTTTCCATCTATGCCGGAGCTATCAAATCTATCTTCCACCCTCCTGAGTTTCC GATCTGCATGTTAGGAAACCGCACACTGGTTCGTGATTTGTTTGATGTCTGTGGGAAGACGGTAGTTGTCGGTAACGAGACGGTTCCCAGCCAGCTTTGGAAGAACTTCTGCAGCTCTGAGAATTCCAGCAGTGCTCATTGTGATGAGTACTTCCTCCAGAACAATGTTACAGAGATCCAGGGCATTCCTGGGCTGGCCAGTGGCATCATTAAAG aaAACATGTGGGGGGATTACATGGAGAAAGGGCAGATTCTTGAAAAGGCAAGTCTGTCCTCTGTTGATGTCCATGGCTCAATGGAGACCTTTGGCTTCTATGTGTCTGCTGACATCGCCACGTCCTTCACCCTCTTAGTGGGAATCTTCTTTCCTTCAGCCACAG GCATTATGGCAGGATCAAATAGATCTGGAGATCTAAGAGATGCACAGAAGTCTATACCAATAGGGACGATCCTGGCTATTACAACTACCTCTCTTGTCT ACTTCAGCTCTGTGGTTCTATTTGGGGCCTGTATTGAAGGTGTTGTGCTGAGAGATAA GTTTGGAGATGCTGTCAATAAAAACTTGGTGGTTGGCACACTATCTTGGCCCTCTCCCTGGGTCATTGTGATTGGCTCCTTCTTCTCCACAGTGGGTGCAGGACTTCAGTCCCTGACAGGAGCTCCTCGCCTCCTGCAAGCCATTGCTAAAGATAACATCATTCCATTCCTTAGA GTTTTTGGACACGGTAAAGCTAATGGAGAGCCCACGTGGGCCTTGCTGCTGACGGGACTCATAGCAGAGTTCGGCATCCTCATTGCATCACTGGATATGGTCGCTCCTATTCTCTCCAT GTTTTTCCTGATGTGTTATCTTTTTGTAAACTTGGCATGTGCAGTACAAACACTTTTAAGAACGCCAAACTGGAGACCTCGGTTTAGATACTACCACTG GGCTCTTTCATTTCTTGGCATGAGTATGTGTTTAGCCCTTATGTTTATCTCCTCTTGGTACTATGCCATTGTAGCAATGGGCATTGCTGGTATGATCTACAAGTACATTGAGTATCAGGG aGCGGAGAAGGAATGGGGGGATGGGATCCGCGGGTTGTCTCTTAGTGCAGCCCGTTACGCTCTTCTGCGCCTGGAGGCTGGACCACCCCACACCAAAAACTGGAG GCCACAGCTGTTGGTTCTGCTGAAGTTGGATGAGGACCTGCATGTGAAGTATCCCAGAATGCTTACCTTTGCCTCACAACTAAAGGCGGGAAAAGGTCTAACCATTGTAGGATCAGTGATACAGGGCAACTTCCTGGAATGCTACGGGGAAACACAAGCGTCAGAACAG GCAATAAAGAACATGATGGAGATTGAGCGGGTGAAGGGCTTCTGTCAGGTGGTGGTCACCTCCAAAGTGAGAGAGGGGATCGCGCACCTCATCCAGTCCTGTGGTCTAGGAGGCATGAAACATAACACAGTCGTTATGGGCTGGCCATATGGCTGGAGACAGAGTGAAGATCCACGGGCTTGGAAAACCTTTATTA ATACAGTCCGCTGTACTACAGCTGCCCACCTGGCTCTGATGGTCCCCAAAAATGTGTCATTCTATCCCAGCAATCATGAGCGCTTTTCTGATGGATATATTGATgtgtggtggattgtgcatgaTGGTGGAATGCTCATGCTGCTGCCTTTCCTTCTCAAACAACATAAG GTCTGGCGTAAATGTAAGATGCGCATCTTCACTGTGGCTCAAATGGACGATAACAGCATTCAGATGAAGAAGGACCTGGCAACCTTCCTGTACCAGCTCAGATTAGAAGCAGAGGTGGAAGTGGTTGAGATG CACGACAGTGATATCTCAGCATATACGTATGAGCGAACACTGATGATGGAGCAGAGGTCACAGATGTTAAAACAAATGAGGCTCTCTAgtgcagagagagacagagag GCCCAGCTAGTGAAGGACAGACATTCGCTGATAAGAATGGGCAGTCTATACTCTGATGAAGAAGAGGAAACCATTGAAGTATTACCAGAGAAAAACCAGATGACCTGGACTAGTGAAAAAATAGAAGCAGAAAGACGAAACCGAAGCAACGCACCAGAAAACTTCAGAGAACTAATCAGCATTAAACC tgACCAATCTAATGTTCGGCGGATGCACACAGCTGTGAAGCTGAATGAGGTGATTGTAAATAGATCCCATGATGCCAGACTCGTGCTGCTGAACATGCCAGGACCTCCACGCAACCCTGAGGGAGATGAAAACT ATATGGAATTTCTTGAGGTGTTGACTGAAGGTCTAGAGAGAGTGCTGCTTGTGAGAGGTGGAGGTCGTGAGGTCATCACCATCTATTCCTGA